A genomic segment from Pseudoxanthomonas sp. CF385 encodes:
- the ybaL gene encoding YbaL family putative K(+) efflux transporter produces the protein MHHDADLINIIAVGLALAFVLGALAHKLRFSPLVGYLIAGIFVGPFTPGFVADQELANQLSELGVMLLMFGVGLHFSLEDLLEVKAIAIPGAIAQIVVATGLGWALAWGMGWTPLNGFVFGLALSVASTVVLLRAMEERRLLETKRGRIAVGWLIVEDLVMVLALVMLPVLASTFGPETGGEKATFGRFAVEIAWTLVKLGAFVAFMLLVGRRVIPWTLEKIAATGSRELFTLSVLAIALGVAFGSATLFGVSFALGAFFAGMLLNESELSHKAANDSLPLRDAFAVLFFVSVGMLFNPAILVAHPWQVLATFGIIVIGKSLAAFFIVRAFKHPTGTALTISVSLAQIGEFSFILAALGVSLKILPPDGRDLILAGSLLSIIANPFLFSWLDRWQKKQEALAPVPAAPEVPPGPSLDVTDHAIIIGYGRVGSELARVLRDRGVPLIVIDDNGDHVARAHDAGIPAIRGSAAADRVLAEAHPERAKIAVLAIPQPLEAGEALAKLRAINPSLTLLARAHSEGEVKHLLGHGADGAVLAERELAFSLAEMVMSTPPYRPQRPAG, from the coding sequence ATGCACCATGACGCCGACCTGATCAACATCATCGCGGTAGGCCTCGCCCTGGCCTTCGTGCTGGGCGCGCTCGCGCACAAGCTGCGCTTCTCCCCGCTGGTCGGTTATCTCATCGCAGGCATCTTCGTCGGCCCGTTCACACCGGGCTTCGTGGCCGACCAGGAACTGGCCAACCAGTTGTCGGAACTGGGCGTGATGCTGCTGATGTTCGGCGTCGGCCTGCACTTCTCGCTGGAAGACCTGCTGGAGGTCAAGGCGATCGCCATCCCCGGTGCCATCGCGCAGATCGTCGTCGCCACCGGCCTGGGCTGGGCGCTGGCCTGGGGCATGGGCTGGACGCCGCTCAACGGCTTCGTGTTCGGCCTGGCCCTGTCGGTGGCCAGCACCGTGGTGCTGTTGCGCGCGATGGAAGAGCGCCGCCTGCTGGAGACCAAGCGCGGCCGGATCGCGGTGGGCTGGCTGATCGTCGAAGACCTGGTGATGGTGCTGGCGCTGGTCATGCTGCCGGTACTGGCATCCACCTTCGGCCCGGAGACCGGCGGCGAGAAGGCGACCTTCGGGCGCTTCGCCGTGGAGATCGCGTGGACCCTCGTCAAGCTCGGCGCCTTCGTCGCCTTCATGCTGCTGGTCGGGCGGCGAGTGATCCCGTGGACACTGGAGAAGATCGCCGCCACCGGCTCGCGCGAACTGTTCACCCTGTCCGTGCTGGCGATCGCGCTGGGCGTGGCGTTCGGCTCGGCCACCCTGTTCGGTGTGTCGTTCGCGCTGGGCGCGTTCTTCGCCGGCATGCTGCTCAACGAATCGGAACTGAGCCACAAGGCCGCCAACGATTCGCTGCCGCTGCGCGACGCGTTCGCGGTGCTGTTCTTCGTCTCGGTGGGCATGCTGTTCAATCCCGCCATCCTGGTGGCGCATCCATGGCAGGTGCTGGCCACGTTCGGCATCATCGTCATCGGCAAGTCGCTGGCGGCATTCTTCATCGTGCGCGCGTTCAAGCACCCCACCGGCACCGCGCTGACGATCTCGGTGAGCCTGGCGCAGATCGGCGAGTTCTCCTTCATCCTCGCCGCGCTGGGCGTGTCGCTGAAGATCCTGCCGCCGGACGGCCGCGACCTGATCCTGGCCGGCTCGCTGCTGTCGATCATCGCCAACCCGTTCCTGTTCTCCTGGCTGGACCGTTGGCAGAAGAAGCAGGAGGCGCTCGCGCCGGTGCCCGCCGCGCCCGAAGTGCCGCCGGGCCCCTCGCTGGACGTGACCGACCACGCCATCATCATCGGCTACGGCCGGGTGGGCAGCGAACTCGCGCGCGTGCTGCGCGACCGCGGCGTGCCGCTGATCGTCATCGACGACAACGGCGACCACGTGGCGCGCGCGCACGATGCCGGCATCCCCGCGATCCGCGGCAGCGCAGCCGCCGACCGCGTCCTCGCCGAAGCCCATCCCGAGCGCGCGAAGATCGCCGTCCTGGCGATCCCGCAACCGCTGGAAGCCGGCGAAGCGCTGGCGAAGCTGCGCGCGATCAATCCCTCGCTGACCCTGCTGGCCCGCGCGCACAGCGAGGGCGAAGTGAAGCACCTGCTCGGGCACGGTGCCGACGGCGCGGTGCTGGCCGAACGCGAACTGGCGTTCTCGCTGGCCGAAATGGTCATGTCCACCCCGCCCTACCGCCCGCAACGACCGGCAGGCTGA
- a CDS encoding TonB-dependent receptor encodes MTRTLSPLTLAISLALVAPAAFAQDSAPAEARTLDTLIVTGTRVSDRTVAESQSPIDIITPEALQATGTTELATALARALPSLNFPRPAVTDGTSGVRPAQLRGLSPDQVLILVNGKRRHISALVNVNGSIGRGSSAVDLNAIPISAIERVEVLRDGASAQYGSDAIAGVVNIVLKGSGKGGSLVADVGGYSAGDGRSTQLSGDTGVAFGDGRGFVHVAGQLTRQDETDRAGPYQGTAPNTGNNPAIGRVAFVYGDPEVDAGAVSANAGFEVSDNISAYATAIASNRDIVSFAFYRSIGHNALVPQVYPDGYVPEINQLSQDRSLVAGIKGDTESGWKWDVSYNYGYNHLKFYTQNSINYSLGATSPRRFYDGALEYTQNVLNADISKPLEIGLAYPATLSFGAEYRQEKWNQSPGELNSYTGSGAQGFAGFTPANAVHSDRDSYAAYVGLEADLTEKFSAGIAGRYEDYSDFGSEVSGKLSARYAFTDAVALRATVASGFRAPALAQQYYQVVTSQYNATLDRFFESGTFPATGAVAQALGADPLTAETSLSYGLGLVLQPVDRLYVTIDAYQIDIDDRIVLSSNLLLGGNAAAQALLASLGVNGVTSARYFTNAADTRTRGVDVIAQYTVPFENSSLNLTAGYNYNKTEIERIAPNPPELTALGANLWRIGRDEQGRIEEGYPRDKTTLTAAWNLARWDFTFGATRYGEFTTRVSETGNPANDQTYGAKWILDASTSYRPSENWKLTLGADNLLDEYPDRTIFPNANSGQFPYSSQSPGGFNGAYVYGRVAYTW; translated from the coding sequence ATGACCCGCACGCTGTCGCCCCTGACCCTCGCCATCAGCCTGGCCCTGGTCGCACCCGCCGCCTTCGCGCAGGATTCGGCCCCCGCCGAAGCCCGCACGCTCGATACCCTGATCGTCACGGGTACCCGCGTGTCCGACCGCACGGTCGCCGAATCGCAGTCGCCGATCGACATCATCACGCCCGAGGCCCTCCAGGCCACCGGCACCACCGAGTTGGCCACCGCACTGGCGCGTGCGCTGCCGTCGCTCAACTTTCCCCGCCCGGCCGTCACCGACGGCACCAGTGGCGTGCGTCCCGCACAGCTGCGCGGCCTGTCGCCCGACCAGGTGCTGATCCTGGTCAACGGCAAGCGCCGCCACATCTCCGCGCTGGTCAACGTCAACGGCAGCATCGGCCGCGGCTCCTCGGCGGTGGACCTCAACGCCATCCCCATATCGGCGATCGAGCGCGTGGAAGTGCTGCGCGACGGCGCCTCGGCCCAGTACGGCTCGGACGCCATCGCCGGCGTGGTGAACATCGTGCTCAAGGGTTCGGGCAAGGGCGGCAGCCTGGTCGCGGACGTCGGCGGCTACTCCGCCGGCGACGGCCGCAGCACGCAGTTGTCGGGCGACACCGGCGTGGCGTTCGGCGACGGCCGCGGCTTCGTCCACGTCGCCGGGCAACTGACCCGGCAGGACGAGACCGACCGCGCCGGCCCTTACCAGGGCACCGCGCCCAACACCGGCAACAACCCGGCGATCGGTCGCGTCGCCTTCGTCTATGGCGACCCCGAAGTGGATGCCGGCGCCGTATCGGCGAACGCGGGCTTCGAGGTGAGCGACAACATCAGCGCCTACGCGACCGCCATCGCGAGCAACCGCGACATCGTCTCGTTCGCGTTCTACCGTTCGATCGGCCACAACGCGCTGGTGCCGCAGGTCTATCCGGACGGCTACGTGCCGGAGATCAACCAGCTGTCGCAGGACCGCTCGCTGGTCGCGGGCATCAAGGGCGACACCGAGAGCGGCTGGAAGTGGGACGTCAGCTACAACTACGGCTACAACCACCTGAAGTTCTATACGCAGAACAGCATCAACTACAGCCTGGGCGCGACCAGCCCGCGGCGTTTCTACGATGGCGCGCTGGAATACACCCAGAACGTGCTGAACGCCGACATCAGCAAGCCGCTGGAGATCGGGCTGGCCTATCCCGCCACGCTGTCGTTCGGTGCCGAGTACCGCCAGGAGAAGTGGAACCAGTCGCCGGGCGAACTCAATTCCTACACCGGCAGCGGTGCCCAGGGCTTCGCCGGCTTCACGCCCGCCAATGCCGTGCACTCCGACCGCGACAGCTATGCGGCGTACGTGGGCCTGGAAGCCGACCTGACCGAGAAGTTCTCCGCCGGCATCGCCGGACGCTACGAGGACTACTCCGACTTCGGCAGCGAGGTGTCGGGCAAGCTGTCCGCGCGCTACGCCTTCACCGATGCGGTGGCGCTGCGCGCCACGGTGGCCAGCGGCTTCCGCGCACCCGCGCTGGCGCAGCAGTACTACCAGGTGGTCACGTCGCAGTACAACGCGACCCTCGACCGCTTCTTCGAATCGGGCACGTTCCCGGCCACTGGCGCGGTGGCGCAGGCGCTCGGCGCCGACCCGCTGACCGCCGAGACCTCGCTGTCCTATGGCCTGGGCCTGGTGCTGCAGCCGGTGGACCGCCTGTACGTCACCATCGATGCGTACCAGATCGACATCGACGACCGCATCGTGCTGTCCTCCAACCTGCTGCTCGGCGGCAACGCGGCGGCGCAGGCGCTGCTGGCCAGCCTGGGCGTCAACGGCGTCACCAGCGCGCGCTACTTCACCAATGCCGCCGACACCCGCACGCGCGGCGTCGACGTGATCGCGCAATACACGGTGCCGTTCGAGAACAGCAGCCTCAACCTGACCGCCGGCTACAACTACAACAAGACCGAGATCGAACGCATCGCGCCGAATCCGCCCGAGCTGACCGCGCTCGGCGCGAATCTGTGGCGTATCGGCCGCGACGAACAGGGCCGTATCGAGGAGGGCTATCCGCGCGACAAGACTACGCTGACCGCGGCGTGGAACCTGGCCCGCTGGGACTTCACCTTCGGCGCGACCCGCTACGGCGAGTTCACCACCCGCGTCAGCGAAACCGGCAACCCCGCGAACGACCAGACCTACGGCGCGAAGTGGATCCTCGACGCGTCGACCAGCTATCGCCCGAGCGAGAACTGGAAGCTCACCCTGGGCGCGGACAATCTGCTGGACGAGTACCCGGACCGCACCATCTTCCCGAACGCCAACAGCGGCCAGTTCCCCTACAGCAGCCAGTCGCCGGGCGGTTTCAACGGTGCCTACGTGTACGGGCGCGTCGCCTACACGTGGTGA
- a CDS encoding ABC-F family ATP-binding cassette domain-containing protein produces MISLRNFALRRGERLLLSNVDLTLHAGYRVGVVGRNGAGKSSLFAAVQGELEADKGDLDLPGRVRIASVAQETPSLPDPALLFVLGGDAEVAAVLKAEAEASEREDWEAVANAHQKMAEMGAYDAEARAGKLLHGLGFPADTHHRPVSSFSGGWRVRLNLARALMMPSDLLLLDEPTNHLDMDAVLWLEQWLLKYPGTLLLISHDREFLDNVATHTLHLHGGGAKLYTGGYTDFERQRAEQLRQQQIAHEKEQAERAHLQSFIDRFKAKASKAAQAQSRMKRLAKLAGTEAVRAEREFRIEFAEPAKLPFSLIRLNHVEAGYGADAVILHDVGFGLEAGQRIGLLGPNGAGKTTLVKTLVGELPPLAGDRMAHPDLRIGYFAQHTVESLHEGQSPMDHFREISPDGSNQSFRDFLGKWNFPGDRAFEPVDGFSGGERARLALALIAWQQPNVLLLDEPTNHLDLEMREALAEALSDFDGAIVMVSHDRHLIGLVCDTFWRVADGVVEPFDGDLDEYAAWLRTRSTAQGSKPLRSEPAPPPKPVPAPARKVNPVKLAAAEAKVAELEGRLADVDAQLADPKSYADADLAARLGRDREALQQQLAKAEEAWSSLYDEA; encoded by the coding sequence TTGATTTCCCTTCGTAATTTCGCGCTCCGCCGCGGCGAGCGCCTGCTGTTGTCCAACGTCGACCTTACCCTGCATGCGGGCTACCGCGTGGGCGTGGTGGGGCGCAACGGCGCGGGCAAGTCCAGCCTGTTCGCCGCCGTGCAGGGCGAGTTGGAAGCCGACAAGGGCGACCTCGACCTGCCGGGCAGGGTCCGCATCGCCAGCGTGGCCCAGGAGACCCCGTCGCTGCCGGACCCGGCGCTCCTGTTCGTCCTGGGTGGCGACGCCGAGGTCGCGGCGGTGCTGAAGGCCGAAGCCGAGGCCTCCGAGCGCGAAGACTGGGAAGCCGTCGCCAACGCGCACCAGAAGATGGCCGAGATGGGCGCCTACGACGCCGAGGCGCGCGCCGGCAAATTGCTGCACGGCCTGGGCTTTCCCGCCGATACGCACCATCGCCCGGTCTCCTCGTTCTCCGGCGGCTGGCGCGTGCGCCTGAACCTGGCGCGCGCGCTGATGATGCCCAGCGACCTGCTGCTGCTCGACGAGCCCACCAACCACCTCGACATGGACGCGGTGCTGTGGCTGGAGCAGTGGTTGCTGAAATATCCCGGCACGCTGCTGCTGATCTCGCACGACCGCGAGTTCCTCGACAACGTCGCCACGCACACGCTGCACCTGCATGGCGGCGGCGCGAAGCTGTACACCGGCGGCTACACCGATTTCGAGCGCCAGCGCGCCGAACAGCTGCGCCAGCAGCAGATCGCGCACGAGAAGGAACAGGCCGAGCGCGCGCACCTGCAGAGCTTCATCGACCGCTTCAAGGCCAAGGCGTCGAAGGCGGCGCAGGCGCAGAGCCGCATGAAGCGCCTGGCCAAGCTGGCCGGCACCGAGGCGGTGCGCGCCGAGCGCGAGTTCCGCATCGAGTTCGCCGAGCCGGCGAAGCTGCCGTTCTCGCTGATCCGCCTCAACCATGTCGAAGCCGGCTACGGCGCCGACGCGGTGATCCTCCACGACGTCGGCTTCGGCCTCGAGGCGGGCCAGCGCATCGGCTTGCTCGGCCCCAACGGCGCCGGCAAGACCACGCTGGTGAAGACGCTGGTGGGCGAGCTGCCGCCGCTGGCCGGCGACCGCATGGCGCATCCGGACCTGAGGATCGGTTACTTCGCCCAGCACACGGTGGAATCGCTGCATGAAGGCCAGTCCCCGATGGACCATTTCCGCGAGATCTCGCCGGACGGCAGCAACCAGTCGTTCCGCGATTTCCTCGGCAAATGGAACTTCCCCGGCGACCGTGCGTTCGAGCCTGTGGACGGCTTCTCCGGCGGCGAGCGCGCGCGCCTGGCGCTTGCGCTGATCGCGTGGCAGCAACCCAACGTGCTGCTGCTCGACGAGCCTACGAACCACCTCGATCTGGAAATGCGCGAAGCGCTGGCAGAAGCGCTGAGCGATTTCGACGGCGCCATCGTCATGGTCTCGCACGACCGCCACCTGATCGGCCTGGTCTGCGACACCTTCTGGCGCGTGGCCGATGGCGTGGTGGAGCCGTTCGACGGCGACCTGGACGAATACGCGGCCTGGCTGCGTACGCGCTCGACCGCACAGGGCAGCAAGCCGCTGCGCAGCGAACCCGCTCCGCCGCCGAAGCCCGTGCCGGCGCCCGCGCGCAAGGTCAATCCGGTGAAACTGGCCGCCGCCGAAGCCAAGGTCGCCGAACTGGAAGGCAGGCTGGCCGACGTGGATGCCCAGCTCGCGGATCCGAAAAGCTATGCCGACGCCGACCTGGCCGCGCGCCTGGGCCGCGACCGCGAAGCCCTGCAGCAGCAGCTGGCCAAGGCCGAAGAAGCGTGGTCGTCGCTGTACGACGAAGCTTGA
- a CDS encoding zinc ribbon domain-containing protein, whose amino-acid sequence MPIYAFECTQCGHSFDRLQKLSDPDPDTCPSCGAPSVKRQLTAPSFRLAGSGWYETDFKKDGDKKRNLADGGEGAKPSSESKPAESAPAKTESAPAKTEPKPATPSSSS is encoded by the coding sequence ATGCCCATCTACGCTTTCGAATGCACCCAGTGCGGCCACAGTTTCGACCGCCTGCAGAAGCTGTCCGATCCGGATCCCGACACCTGCCCGTCGTGCGGCGCGCCGTCGGTGAAGCGGCAGCTGACCGCACCGTCGTTCCGGCTGGCGGGCAGCGGCTGGTACGAGACCGACTTCAAGAAGGACGGCGACAAGAAGCGCAACCTGGCCGATGGCGGCGAAGGCGCGAAGCCGTCCAGCGAATCCAAGCCGGCCGAATCGGCGCCCGCGAAGACCGAGAGCGCGCCCGCGAAGACGGAACCCAAGCCGGCGACGCCTTCGTCCTCGTCCTGA
- a CDS encoding DUF3011 domain-containing protein has product MKKPLLQSVLVLLLAFVAGSAVAQVGTRAYAPENLRQLSVQDQTRVISLEYSEQARGRRIPDDQLRFYLDQVNRSNWTFSRIKQDIAQSLGGNNGGWNPNPPSNGNTILCESKSGDAKRCTPPWRGQSRLVRQLSNSRCEEGATWSSQDGLITVWKGCRGEFAQGTATGGTIRCESTDGRGRTCRTPWNGHSRLTRQLSSTACVEGRSWQSQQGQVYVGNGCRAEFGPRVGSGGGSSNYSVTCNSEDNRRKTCAYDPRQGRPILLQQISNTSCREGYSWGYTGTQVWVDRGCRGRFGPR; this is encoded by the coding sequence ATGAAGAAGCCGTTGTTGCAGTCCGTCCTCGTACTGTTGCTGGCCTTCGTGGCCGGCAGCGCCGTCGCCCAGGTCGGTACCCGGGCCTACGCGCCGGAAAACCTGCGCCAGCTGTCCGTCCAGGACCAGACGCGGGTGATCAGCCTGGAGTATTCGGAACAGGCCCGCGGTCGCCGCATCCCGGACGACCAGCTCCGCTTCTACCTGGACCAGGTCAACCGCTCCAACTGGACCTTCAGCCGGATCAAGCAGGACATCGCCCAGTCGCTGGGCGGCAACAACGGCGGCTGGAATCCCAATCCGCCGTCGAACGGGAACACCATCCTCTGCGAGAGCAAGAGCGGCGACGCCAAGCGCTGCACGCCGCCGTGGCGCGGGCAGTCGCGGCTGGTGCGGCAGCTCTCGAACAGCCGCTGCGAAGAGGGCGCGACCTGGAGTTCGCAGGACGGCCTGATCACGGTGTGGAAGGGCTGCCGCGGCGAGTTCGCCCAAGGCACGGCGACCGGCGGCACGATCCGCTGCGAAAGCACGGATGGCCGCGGCCGCACCTGCCGCACGCCGTGGAACGGCCATTCGCGGCTGACCCGGCAACTGTCGAGCACCGCCTGCGTCGAGGGCCGGAGCTGGCAGTCGCAACAGGGACAGGTCTACGTGGGCAACGGCTGCCGCGCCGAGTTCGGCCCGCGCGTCGGCAGCGGCGGCGGTTCCAGCAACTACTCCGTGACCTGCAACAGCGAGGACAACCGCCGCAAGACCTGCGCCTACGACCCGCGACAGGGCCGGCCGATCCTGCTGCAGCAGATCTCCAACACCAGCTGCCGCGAAGGCTACAGCTGGGGCTACACGGGCACGCAGGTGTGGGTGGACCGCGGCTGCCGCGGTCGCTTCGGACCGCGCTGA
- the aspS gene encoding aspartate--tRNA ligase: protein MRTHFCGLVDEAMIGQTVTLCGWTDVARNLGGVCFIDLRDHEGIVQVTVDPSSAEVFKVAASLGYEDVLQVEGVVRAREAVNTKIRTGKVEVIATKITVLNKAEPLPFHAHENPGEDIRLKYRYLDLRTPDMQRKQRTRIKLVQALRRWLDARGFQDIETPILTKATPEGARDFLVPARMHPGEFYALPQSPQLFKQILMVAGFDRYYQIARCFRDEALRADRQLEFTQLDMEFAFVRERDVQDAVEGMIRDIFAEVMDVQLDAQFPRMTWAEAMRRYGSDKPDLRIALELVDVAELVKSSEFAVFTAAANDADGRVAALRIPGGAALSRKQIDEYAAHAAKYGAKGLAYIKIDEAGAVSSPIQKFFAEDAFAALVKHIGAGNGDIVFFGAGGYNKVSDFMGALRLKAGKDFGLVQDGWKPLWVTDFPMFEYDDEAQRYVALHHPFTAPAVDDIADLRANAKTAVSRGYDMVLNGNEIGGGSIRIHRPEMQSTVFELLGIGAEEAEAKFGFLLDALRFGAPPHGGIAFGIDRIAALMAGTESIRDVIPFPKTATAQCLMTGAPSPIPDEQLAEVHIQVRPKKD, encoded by the coding sequence ATGCGTACCCATTTCTGCGGCCTCGTCGACGAGGCCATGATCGGCCAGACCGTGACCCTGTGTGGCTGGACCGACGTCGCCCGCAACCTCGGCGGCGTGTGCTTCATCGACCTGCGCGACCATGAGGGCATCGTGCAGGTGACGGTGGACCCGTCCAGCGCCGAAGTGTTCAAGGTCGCCGCCTCGCTGGGCTACGAGGACGTGCTCCAGGTCGAGGGCGTCGTGCGTGCGCGCGAAGCCGTCAACACCAAGATCCGCACCGGCAAGGTGGAAGTGATCGCCACCAAGATCACCGTGCTCAACAAGGCCGAGCCGCTGCCGTTCCACGCGCATGAGAACCCGGGTGAAGACATCCGCCTGAAATACCGCTACCTGGACCTGCGCACGCCCGACATGCAGCGCAAGCAGCGCACCCGCATCAAGCTGGTGCAGGCGCTGCGCCGCTGGCTGGACGCGCGCGGCTTCCAGGACATCGAGACGCCGATCCTCACCAAGGCCACGCCGGAAGGTGCGCGCGACTTCCTGGTGCCGGCGCGCATGCACCCTGGCGAGTTCTACGCGCTGCCGCAATCGCCGCAGCTGTTCAAGCAAATCCTGATGGTCGCCGGCTTCGACCGCTACTACCAGATCGCGCGCTGCTTCCGCGATGAGGCGCTACGCGCCGACCGCCAGCTGGAATTCACCCAGCTCGACATGGAATTCGCCTTCGTGCGCGAGCGCGACGTGCAGGACGCCGTGGAAGGCATGATCCGCGACATCTTTGCCGAAGTGATGGACGTGCAACTGGATGCGCAGTTCCCGCGCATGACCTGGGCCGAGGCGATGCGTCGCTACGGTTCGGACAAGCCCGACCTGCGCATCGCGCTGGAGCTGGTGGACGTCGCCGAACTGGTGAAGTCCAGCGAATTCGCGGTGTTCACCGCCGCCGCCAACGACGCGGACGGCCGCGTGGCCGCGCTGCGCATCCCCGGCGGGGCCGCGCTGAGCCGCAAGCAGATCGACGAATACGCCGCGCATGCCGCCAAGTACGGCGCCAAGGGCCTGGCGTACATCAAGATCGACGAGGCTGGCGCGGTCAGTTCGCCGATCCAGAAGTTCTTCGCCGAAGACGCCTTCGCTGCGCTGGTGAAGCACATCGGCGCCGGCAACGGCGACATCGTGTTCTTCGGCGCGGGCGGCTACAACAAGGTCAGCGACTTCATGGGCGCGCTGCGCCTGAAGGCCGGCAAGGACTTCGGTCTGGTCCAGGACGGCTGGAAGCCGCTGTGGGTTACCGATTTCCCGATGTTCGAGTACGACGACGAAGCACAGCGCTACGTCGCGCTCCACCACCCCTTCACCGCGCCCGCGGTGGACGACATCGCCGACCTGCGCGCGAACGCCAAGACCGCCGTGTCGCGCGGCTACGACATGGTGTTGAACGGCAACGAGATCGGTGGCGGTTCGATCCGTATCCATCGCCCGGAGATGCAGAGCACGGTGTTCGAGCTGCTCGGCATCGGCGCGGAAGAAGCGGAAGCGAAATTCGGCTTCCTGCTGGATGCGCTGCGCTTCGGCGCGCCGCCGCACGGCGGCATCGCCTTCGGCATCGACCGCATCGCGGCGCTGATGGCGGGCACGGAGTCCATCCGCGACGTCATCCCGTTCCCGAAGACCGCCACCGCGCAGTGCCTGATGACCGGCGCGCCGTCGCCGATCCCGGATGAGCAGCTGGCGGAAGTGCATATTCAAGTGCGCCCCAAGAAAGACTGA
- a CDS encoding DNA primase — MTEVAFSLEWERLGNEGADAALVTERARVFGGWLVRVGTSPAAMAVTFVPDGQGRWDGEDFGEDDYEEEDEEEYEEEEDEDADEEDEADEDEEEEEDA; from the coding sequence ATGACGGAAGTTGCTTTTTCGCTGGAGTGGGAACGCCTGGGCAATGAAGGCGCCGATGCGGCGCTGGTGACGGAGCGCGCGCGCGTGTTCGGTGGCTGGCTGGTGCGCGTCGGCACGTCGCCGGCGGCGATGGCGGTCACCTTCGTGCCGGACGGCCAGGGCCGCTGGGACGGCGAAGACTTCGGCGAAGACGATTACGAAGAAGAAGACGAAGAAGAGTACGAAGAGGAAGAAGACGAGGACGCCGACGAGGAAGACGAGGCGGACGAAGACGAAGAGGAAGAAGAGGACGCCTAA
- a CDS encoding GNAT family N-acetyltransferase, with the protein MQIRRATVDDAAVLSELASRTFTETFGHLYPAEDLSAFLTDAYDVDKQRIILSHPDYAVWLLEADGVAVGHAAAGPCGLPHADVAKGDGELKRLYVLASHQNGGWGGKLFAEVERWLLKDGPRTLWIGVWSENFGAQRFYERQGFSRVGGYKFAVGKTLDDEFILRRDASAVG; encoded by the coding sequence GTGCAGATCCGTCGCGCCACCGTCGATGACGCCGCCGTGCTGTCGGAGCTGGCGTCGCGCACGTTCACCGAGACCTTCGGCCATCTGTATCCGGCCGAAGATCTTTCGGCATTCCTCACCGACGCCTACGACGTCGACAAGCAGCGGATCATCCTGTCGCACCCGGACTACGCGGTGTGGTTGCTCGAAGCCGATGGCGTGGCCGTGGGCCATGCGGCCGCCGGACCATGCGGGTTGCCGCATGCGGACGTGGCGAAGGGCGATGGCGAGCTGAAGCGGTTGTACGTGCTGGCCTCCCACCAGAACGGTGGGTGGGGCGGGAAGTTGTTCGCCGAGGTGGAGCGGTGGTTGTTGAAGGACGGGCCGCGGACGTTGTGGATCGGGGTGTGGTCGGAGAATTTCGGCGCGCAGCGGTTCTATGAGCGGCAGGGGTTCTCGCGCGTGGGTGGGTACAAGTTCGCGGTGGGGAAGACGCTGGATGATGAGTTCATCCTGAGGCGAGACGCTTCTGCCGTTGGTTGA
- a CDS encoding alpha/beta hydrolase → MNVFTRTIAATLLAVATQASFAAQPAPTTAPVAVAHTASTLTTADGVQLYYKDWGPKNGPVVTFSHGWPLSSDSWESQMIFLASKGYRVVAHDRRGHGRSSQPWDGNDMDHYADDLATVINTLDLKDVTLVGFSTGGGEVARYIGRHGTSRVKKAVLISAVPPLMLKTADNPGGLPIEVFDGLRKGSLANRSQLYVDIASGPFYGFNRPGAKASQGLIDSWWAQGMQAGHKNTYDSIAAFSATDFRADLKKFDIPTLVIHGDDDQIVPIDASGKASAALIKGAKLIVYPGAPHGLTDTHKDRVNQDLLDFLQK, encoded by the coding sequence ATGAACGTCTTCACCCGCACGATCGCCGCCACGCTGCTGGCCGTCGCCACCCAGGCCAGCTTCGCCGCGCAGCCCGCCCCCACCACCGCCCCGGTCGCCGTCGCGCACACCGCCAGCACCCTCACCACCGCCGACGGCGTGCAGCTGTACTACAAGGACTGGGGCCCGAAGAACGGCCCGGTCGTCACCTTCAGCCACGGCTGGCCGCTGTCCTCGGACAGCTGGGAATCGCAGATGATCTTCCTGGCCTCCAAGGGCTACCGCGTGGTTGCGCACGACCGCCGTGGCCACGGCCGATCCAGCCAGCCCTGGGACGGCAACGACATGGATCACTACGCCGACGACCTGGCCACCGTGATCAACACGCTGGACCTCAAGGACGTCACCCTGGTCGGCTTCTCCACCGGTGGCGGCGAAGTGGCGCGCTACATCGGCCGCCACGGCACGAGCCGCGTCAAGAAGGCCGTGCTGATCAGCGCCGTACCGCCGCTGATGCTGAAGACCGCCGACAACCCCGGCGGCCTGCCGATCGAAGTCTTCGACGGCCTCCGCAAGGGCTCGCTGGCCAACCGCTCGCAGCTGTACGTGGACATCGCCTCGGGCCCGTTCTACGGTTTCAACCGCCCCGGCGCGAAGGCCTCGCAGGGCCTGATCGACAGCTGGTGGGCGCAAGGCATGCAGGCCGGCCACAAGAACACGTACGACTCGATCGCCGCGTTCTCGGCCACCGACTTCCGCGCCGACCTGAAGAAGTTCGACATCCCCACCCTGGTGATCCACGGCGACGACGACCAGATCGTCCCCATCGACGCCTCCGGCAAGGCCTCCGCCGCGCTGATCAAGGGTGCGAAGCTGATCGTCTACCCCGGCGCCCCGCACGGCCTCACGGACACCCACAAGGACCGCGTCAACCAGGACCTGCTCGACTTCCTGCAGAAGTAA